The Granulicella arctica genome segment GCTGCTCCAACAGCATGACCTCGGCTGCGCCGTCCGGCCATGCCAATTACAACTCACTCCAGACCAAGCTCGATAAGCGCTTCGCTCATGGTCTACAGTTCAACGCCAACTACACCTGGTCCAAGGCGATGAACTATGCCAACGACGCAGCGTTCAACCAATACAAGCAATACAGCTACGGACGCAACGACACCAACCGTTCCAATATCTTCGTGTTGAGCGGGGTGTATGAGCTTCCCTTCGGCAAGGACCGCATGTTCCTCTCGCACTCCGGCCACCTCGTCAACTATCTCGTAGGCGGCTACAGCCTCACTGGCCAGACCACCTGGGAGAGCGGACGTCCTTTCACCCCAACCTATGCCGAATGCGGTGCCGACCAGGACCTCGACAACAACTTCGGTGGACCCGGCACAACAAGCGACTGCCGCCCCAATGGCGATGCTAAAGCCTTCGCCTTAAACACCGGCGCACTCAACACCACAACCCACGCCCGGACCTACTTCACCCCGGTCGCGGCCCTCACCTCCAATGGCGCGGTCTCCGGGCCGTTCCAGCGTCCAGCCTTTGGGAGCTTCGGCAATATCGGCCGTCTCTCCATGGTTGGCCCGCGCGACTACTACGCGGATGTCGCTGTGCTCAAGGACATTCCCATCACCGAGCGTTTCAAGGGCCAGTTCCAGTTCCAGGCCTTCAATATTTTCAACCACGCAGCGCTCGACATCCCCACAGGCAGCAACTCACGTTGCATCGACTGCACCGTCTCTCAGGGAGCCGGTGTTGTCACCGCTCTCGAAGGCAACAGCACCATGCGACGGCTACAGTTCGCCGCACGCCTTACCTTCTAATCTAAAACCCATGCCTCAACCGAGGCATGGGTTAGCCTTGTCCTTTGCTTCCGAGATGGGTGCGGGCTTTAGTCTCTGGGATATGATCTCCCCTCACGCAGCTCGGATCTCAAATCGAGTTGCAAATATCATGCAATGCTCCAGCCGCAAAGAGAACTGCTCACGCTACAGTACTCCTGCTATCCTTCGCTTCCCCATATTCCGTTTCCGTGAGGCTTCATCCGTGCGATCGACCGCCACTGCCCTAGTTCTCTCTCTTTCATGCGTCCTCGCCGCCCAAGCCCAGACCGGCTTTACGACCATCCCTTCCTTCCCAATAGATACGAATCCCCTCGTCATCCGCAAAGACGCCATGCCCAGCCGTCCGTTCTCCGTCACCGGAGAACGTGGTGCCATCCTTGGTCAGCAGGACGGCACCTTCGAGCTCTGGCTCCTTCCCGTCAAAATCCTCCATCAAGTCCACCTCACTGCAAAGCTGAAAGACTACGACACCGTTATCGACCTCAACGCCCACGCCTCCAGCATTGAGGTCCGGCCCGACCACACGACTATCACTTACGCCCACGCCGCGATCACGGTGAAGCAGCACATGTTCATCCCTCAGGGCGCTGAAGCCGGCCTGGCCGACGCAGTTATCCTCTTCGAAATCCACGCGTCTCGCCCAGCCGAGCTCACCCTGTCCTTCGCTCCCAGCATGGAACGCCAGTGGCCTGCCCCCAACTTCGGACGCCCCAGCGCAAACTGGATTCCCTCCGGCACAGGGGGTGCCTACTCACTCGAAACTGACAACCCGGACTTCTACGGCATGGTCGCCATGCCCAATGCTCAGCACGGCCCCATTCCTCCCTACCAGGAGCGCCCGGTAACCACCCCGGTCGAGTTCCGCATCTCCTACGATCCCGCGAAGGACGATCATACCTTTTACCCTTTGCTCTGCGGCCTGGCAAGAATGGGTGAAACCGGAAGCGCCGGACGAGCCGCTCTCCTCAATCGCCTCACCACCCAAAACCGGCGTCTGATCCACGACTACCAGACAACCGCCGAGCACTACAGCCACTTCTTCGACCACCACCTCACCGTCTCCACGCCTGACAAGCACTTCGACGAGGCCCTCCGCTGGGCGGAGATATCGATCGAGGAGTCAAAGGTTTCTACGGCTAACGGCGCAGGCCTCGCAGGCGGCTGGTTCACCTCTGGCGATTCCGCTCGTCCCGGCTTCGGATGGTTCTTCGGCCGCGACACTTTGTGGACTCTCTACGCGGTGAACAGCTTCGGCGACTTCGCGATGTCTAGGCAAGCATTGGACTTCCTACTGGCCCACCAACGCGCTGACGGCAAGATGATGCATGAATATTCCCAGACTGCGCCCGAGGTCGATTGGAATAGCCTTCCGTATCTTTATGCGTCCGCAGACTCTACGCCCCTTTTCGTCATGCAGATGGAAGACTACATCCGCACCAGCGGCGACCTCGCCTACCTAAAACAGCATTGGGACAACGTGAAACGGGCTTACGCCTTCACCAGAAGCCATACAACCGACGGTGTTTACGACAACACTCAAGGCACAGGCTGGGTCGAGGAGTGGCCCAGGATGCCGCATCAGGAGATCTACCTGGCTGCCCTGGACCAGCAGTCTGCCGAGTCCTACTCTCGCTTGGCAGACTTGATGGGAGAGACGGAGGCAGCGCAACAAGCGATGACAACAGCCTCAGCCATCAAGGAGAAGCTCGCCGGATATCGCGGCGCAGATGGCAGCTATCGCTTTAGCCGCAATGTGGACGGCTCCTATGAAGATGTGCCATCCATCTTCCCTGCGGTCGCCTGGTGGAGCGGGCATTTGGCGCTGCCACAGGCGGATGAGACCTTCACGGCCTGGGCGGGGCATGGGTTCAGCACGGATTGGGGGATTCGATCGGTTGCGAAGACTGCTTCTATCTATGATCCGATCAGCTATCACCACGGCTCGGTCTGG includes the following:
- a CDS encoding amylo-alpha-1,6-glucosidase, which encodes MRSTATALVLSLSCVLAAQAQTGFTTIPSFPIDTNPLVIRKDAMPSRPFSVTGERGAILGQQDGTFELWLLPVKILHQVHLTAKLKDYDTVIDLNAHASSIEVRPDHTTITYAHAAITVKQHMFIPQGAEAGLADAVILFEIHASRPAELTLSFAPSMERQWPAPNFGRPSANWIPSGTGGAYSLETDNPDFYGMVAMPNAQHGPIPPYQERPVTTPVEFRISYDPAKDDHTFYPLLCGLARMGETGSAGRAALLNRLTTQNRRLIHDYQTTAEHYSHFFDHHLTVSTPDKHFDEALRWAEISIEESKVSTANGAGLAGGWFTSGDSARPGFGWFFGRDTLWTLYAVNSFGDFAMSRQALDFLLAHQRADGKMMHEYSQTAPEVDWNSLPYLYASADSTPLFVMQMEDYIRTSGDLAYLKQHWDNVKRAYAFTRSHTTDGVYDNTQGTGWVEEWPRMPHQEIYLAALDQQSAESYSRLADLMGETEAAQQAMTTASAIKEKLAGYRGADGSYRFSRNVDGSYEDVPSIFPAVAWWSGHLALPQADETFTAWAGHGFSTDWGIRSVAKTASIYDPISYHHGSVWPLYTGWTSMAEYRSGRPVQAFSNLRNTAELTWLQDPGAITEVLSGDFFEPLGRSSSHQLWSSAMVLTPAIRGLFGLEADALNHTLRVAPQLPAAWDHVSVQHVAVGEQSFDVTMQRVGRSLEIDATSGSASMLCLVEEHMQKPCDQRPAIRHRLMMDLPPVEIGLEEILASEGDSSKQMKVLDERREAHRLTVKVEAPAGITHRLTLRTNGVDRQTIAVSGGTLDADGIVLNFPAVDPSDPQYVSRLIELKW